One Dehalococcoidales bacterium genomic window, TTCAAGCTGATCGAAGCCCGGAAGGATTAGACTTAGCAGACTACGGCTTGTAAACCACGCACTCAATCTCAACAAGCGCCTCCCGGCGTACCAGAGCGGCTATCGCCGTGGAGCGGGCCGGGCGTGATTCCGGGAAGTATTTTACATAGGCTTCATTCATAGCCGCAAAATCGTCAAAGTTGCTTAGAAAAACGGTCGTCTTCACCACATCACCCAGGGAGACCCCGGCGGTTTCCAGCGTCCGGTTCAGGTTTTCCAGGCACTGGATGGTTTGAGCGGCTATCCCGTTAATCGGATTGCCGGCGGCGTCAACATGACCTAAAGTGCCGGAAACAAAGATGAAGTCGCCGCTGCGTACCGCTGCCGAATAGGGCAGGTCTGCCCGCGTGGGATGGATAATGAATTCTTTTCTTGCCATGGTTAAACCTCCTTCACTGTGAAATATTGTTAAAAGGTAACAAGGGTAAGTTTATCCGCTGCTTCGATGCCAGTCAAGCCGACCGCCGAATCATGAGATTAATCCTGGCGGTGTCTCCAACCGGGCATTTGCGGTATAATGATGCCCATAGATGCGGGAAAGTGATTGACCTGTCCCGGATAGCCCGTAAAAAAAGTGTTAAGTGCCGGAGGGCGTATAAATTGTTACTGGAGCTGAGAGTCAGTAACTTCGGTATCATCGAGCAGATGATCTGGCAGCCCGGTCAGGGCTTGAACATTATCACCGGAGAGACCGGCGCCGGAAAGTCCCTGGTGGTTGATGCCCTCGAGGCTCTTCTCTCCGCCAGGGATGATGAAACTATCATCCGTTATGGGTCTGATACAGCCTTCCTTGAAGGACGGTTCGATATCAGTGGAGC contains:
- a CDS encoding RidA family protein yields the protein MARKEFIIHPTRADLPYSAAVRSGDFIFVSGTLGHVDAAGNPINGIAAQTIQCLENLNRTLETAGVSLGDVVKTTVFLSNFDDFAAMNEAYVKYFPESRPARSTAIAALVRREALVEIECVVYKP